Proteins encoded in a region of the Novibacillus thermophilus genome:
- a CDS encoding AAA family ATPase, whose translation MAGGEVWAVVGPKGGVGKTTIAANLAVALNRPVGLVDLDVPFANMASLFRYKPTFTWEDWDPEDSIVRRSNRIRENVYLMSAQNEPNMKPKSPLVEKAIDGIEAMRRECGFVIVDNGSWLSDYLEEVCRLANRILLVTTPDQMSIINSLNFLKWIDNQEAQVDIVLNRSSRKLPYKVSELEEVTGCPVSMVLPETPKVTRLSWQGKLMVEVKKRHAWSKEIYQFVRDQVPNKKHVREMSPVATV comes from the coding sequence ATGGCTGGAGGCGAAGTCTGGGCCGTCGTTGGTCCGAAAGGAGGTGTAGGGAAAACGACCATTGCTGCCAATTTAGCAGTGGCACTTAATCGGCCGGTTGGGCTTGTGGATTTGGATGTACCGTTTGCGAATATGGCCAGTTTATTCCGGTATAAACCGACGTTTACTTGGGAGGATTGGGATCCTGAAGACTCGATAGTGCGCAGAAGTAATCGGATTCGGGAGAATGTTTATTTGATGAGTGCACAGAACGAACCGAATATGAAACCAAAGTCTCCTTTGGTGGAGAAAGCGATTGACGGAATAGAGGCTATGCGGCGTGAATGCGGGTTTGTCATTGTGGATAACGGGTCATGGTTAAGTGACTATTTAGAGGAAGTGTGCCGATTAGCAAATCGGATTTTGCTCGTGACAACGCCTGATCAAATGAGCATCATTAACAGTTTAAACTTCTTGAAATGGATAGATAATCAAGAGGCGCAGGTGGATATTGTCTTAAACCGTTCAAGCCGAAAATTGCCGTACAAAGTATCTGAATTGGAAGAAGTGACGGGATGTCCGGTGAGTATGGTTTTGCCTGAAACACCGAAGGTGACCCGTTTATCCTGGCAAGGAAAACTCATGGTCGAGGTAAAAAAACGGCATGCGTGGAGTAAGGAAATCTATCAGTTTGTGCGGGATCAAGTTCCAAATAAGAAGCATGTCAGAGAGATGTCGCCAGTTGCGACAGTGTGA